One region of Streptomyces davaonensis JCM 4913 genomic DNA includes:
- a CDS encoding SDR family NAD(P)-dependent oxidoreductase, whose protein sequence is MTYPSGEEPLGVSRFPAAGAPVALVTECASGIGEAVARRLAAEGLRVVVNCEHSARTGERLAAELPEAMCFAADTAVREQAEALVAAVVERYGRLDVLVNSAGVTQVPLQRDGEAADAEVLRKIFDVHVLGTWQMCVAAMPLLRAGGDGCVVNVSTVTGVRPAAGSVPYAVSRAALDNITRLLAAVTGPEVRVHALAPGPPDASALHHPGTPEEVAEAVLAMVRSHLPSGQALTPLR, encoded by the coding sequence ATGACGTACCCGTCCGGTGAAGAGCCCCTCGGAGTCAGTCGATTTCCCGCGGCCGGGGCACCGGTCGCCCTGGTGACGGAGTGCGCCTCGGGGATCGGGGAGGCCGTGGCGCGGCGGCTCGCGGCCGAGGGGCTGCGGGTGGTCGTGAACTGCGAGCACAGCGCCCGAACCGGTGAGCGGCTCGCGGCGGAGCTGCCCGAGGCGATGTGCTTCGCCGCCGACACCGCGGTGCGCGAGCAGGCCGAGGCGCTGGTCGCGGCGGTCGTCGAGCGGTACGGCCGACTGGATGTGCTGGTGAACTCCGCGGGCGTGACGCAGGTCCCGCTCCAGCGGGACGGCGAGGCGGCGGACGCCGAGGTGCTGCGGAAGATCTTCGACGTCCATGTCCTCGGGACCTGGCAGATGTGCGTGGCCGCGATGCCGCTGCTGCGGGCGGGCGGCGACGGGTGCGTGGTCAACGTGTCGACGGTGACGGGCGTACGCCCGGCCGCCGGCTCCGTGCCGTACGCCGTGAGCAGGGCGGCCCTGGACAACATCACCCGGCTGCTGGCGGCGGTGACCGGTCCCGAGGTCCGGGTGCACGCCTTGGCACCCGGACCGCCGGACGCCTCCGCCCTCCACCACCCGGGCACGCCGGAGGAGGTGGCCGAGGCCGTGCTGGCGATGGTGCGCTCCCACCTGCCGTCCGGTCAGGCGCTGACACCCCTGCGCTGA
- a CDS encoding SDR family NAD(P)-dependent oxidoreductase, which yields MTTRKAVPGSWAGALDSGDRKGPRGPGRTALVTGATGGVGRAVAERLADDDFDLFVSARDGDDVAETVAVLRAKGVKADGLALDVRDPGAAGELVEAAVGCYGRLDVLVHGAARAGGGVTAELGDELWLDIIETNLNSVFRVTRAMLRRGGALDRGWGRIISVVSTAGKQGVALDAPRSASHHAVIGFTKALGRELATTGVTVNAVCPGHMETPMGRSSTPEEVAALVGHLAGDSAAGITAQAINVCGGLASH from the coding sequence GTGACCACCCGGAAGGCCGTCCCCGGCTCCTGGGCCGGGGCGCTGGACAGCGGCGACCGCAAGGGCCCTCGGGGCCCCGGCCGCACCGCGCTGGTGACCGGAGCGACCGGCGGCGTCGGCCGGGCCGTCGCCGAACGTCTCGCGGACGACGACTTCGACCTGTTCGTCAGCGCCCGGGACGGCGACGACGTCGCCGAGACGGTCGCCGTCCTGCGCGCCAAGGGCGTCAAGGCGGACGGCCTCGCCCTCGACGTCCGCGACCCCGGGGCTGCAGGCGAGCTGGTCGAGGCCGCCGTCGGCTGCTACGGCCGGCTCGACGTCCTCGTCCACGGCGCGGCCCGCGCCGGCGGCGGGGTCACCGCCGAACTCGGCGACGAACTCTGGCTCGACATCATCGAGACCAACCTCAACAGCGTCTTCCGCGTCACCCGGGCGATGCTCCGCCGGGGCGGCGCGCTGGACCGCGGCTGGGGCCGGATCATCAGCGTCGTCTCCACCGCCGGGAAACAGGGCGTCGCGCTCGACGCCCCCCGCTCCGCCTCCCACCACGCGGTGATCGGCTTCACCAAGGCCCTCGGACGGGAGTTGGCCACCACCGGCGTCACCGTCAACGCGGTCTGCCCCGGGCATATGGAGACCCCGATGGGCCGCAGCAGCACCCCGGAGGAGGTCGCCGCCCTGGTCGGGCATCTGGCCGGCGACAGCGCCGCGGGCATCACGGCGCAGGCGATCAATGTCTGCGGCGGCCTGGCAAGTCACTGA
- a CDS encoding aromatase/cyclase — protein MPNTVHTTRIAAPAQAVHALVADVTVWPLMFEPNIHAEYVEGGPRTEGRERIRIWAFAGSEIRSWTSERVLDPHALTVDFRQEEPAAPLASMSGRWLAKDLGGGETLLELHHEFEAFTDEHFVLHTLHQNTPAELAGVRIAAENPRTPYTFEDSLRITAPPQIVYGFLHDADRWPERLPHVASLDLTDEAPGIQRMAMETRGPDGILHHSESVRVCRPEVGSIAYKQIRTPTVLVAHTGEWRLDALPDGTTLATSRHSVILADPKARETVRNALGTNSRATLRRAKEFAETRRP, from the coding sequence ATGCCGAACACCGTCCACACCACCCGGATCGCGGCGCCCGCGCAGGCCGTCCACGCGCTCGTCGCCGATGTGACCGTCTGGCCGCTGATGTTCGAGCCGAACATCCACGCCGAGTACGTCGAGGGCGGCCCGCGCACCGAGGGCCGCGAGCGCATCCGCATCTGGGCGTTCGCGGGCTCGGAGATCCGCAGCTGGACCTCCGAGCGGGTCCTCGACCCGCACGCCCTGACCGTCGACTTCCGCCAGGAGGAACCGGCCGCGCCGCTGGCCTCGATGAGCGGACGCTGGCTGGCCAAGGACCTCGGCGGCGGCGAGACCCTGCTCGAACTCCACCACGAGTTCGAGGCGTTCACCGACGAGCACTTCGTCCTGCACACCCTGCACCAGAACACTCCGGCCGAGCTGGCGGGGGTGCGGATCGCCGCCGAGAACCCCAGGACGCCGTACACCTTCGAGGACAGCCTGCGCATCACGGCGCCTCCGCAGATCGTCTACGGCTTCCTCCACGACGCCGACCGCTGGCCGGAGCGGCTGCCGCACGTGGCCTCGCTGGACCTCACCGACGAGGCCCCGGGCATCCAGCGCATGGCGATGGAGACCCGCGGCCCCGACGGGATCCTGCACCACAGCGAGTCGGTACGGGTGTGCAGGCCCGAGGTCGGCAGCATCGCCTACAAGCAGATCCGCACGCCGACGGTGCTGGTCGCCCACACCGGGGAGTGGCGGCTGGACGCGCTGCCCGACGGCACGACCCTGGCGACGTCCCGGCACAGCGTGATCCTGGCCGACCCCAAGGCCCGGGAGACGGTGCGCAACGCGCTGGGCACGAACAGCAGGGCGACCCTGCGGCGGGCGAAGGAGTTCGCGGAGACGCGACGGCCGTAG
- a CDS encoding beta-ketoacyl synthase N-terminal-like domain-containing protein — MTPDLSSAPQARVRAAVTGLGVVAPNGVGTRAWWQSTLRGVSALRPARDAPVNRTPVAGEVASFVAEQYVPSRLLPQTARFTRLALAAAAEALDDADVDPASMEEYGTGVFTASSAGGYEFGQHEMSALWRTGSDSVSAYQSFAWFYAACTGQVSIRHGMRGASGTLVTEQCGGLDAVGQARRRLGDGTRVLLAGGSDAGLCPLGWAGHLATGQVSPHSRPDRAYLPFHHDASGYVPGEGAAYVVLEERSAAEERGAEVLGEVAGYAAAFDPPTGPGNLGRAARLALEDAGATADDIDVVFADASGVPALDEAEAQVIGDLFGPYGVPVAVPKTMTGRIGAGGSTLDLVAALLALRDGVLPPAAHVDRPKDGWHLDLVTGAPRPVDLRAALVLARGHGGFNSAAVVVR, encoded by the coding sequence ATGACCCCCGACCTCTCCTCCGCACCGCAGGCCCGGGTGCGCGCGGCCGTCACCGGCCTCGGAGTCGTCGCCCCCAACGGCGTCGGCACCCGCGCCTGGTGGCAGTCGACCCTGCGCGGGGTCAGCGCCCTGCGCCCGGCCCGCGACGCGCCCGTCAACCGCACCCCGGTGGCCGGCGAGGTCGCCTCGTTCGTGGCCGAACAGTACGTGCCCAGCAGGCTGTTGCCGCAGACCGCCCGCTTCACCCGGCTGGCGCTTGCCGCGGCCGCCGAGGCCCTGGACGACGCCGATGTCGACCCCGCCTCGATGGAGGAGTACGGCACCGGCGTGTTCACCGCCAGCTCGGCCGGCGGCTACGAGTTCGGGCAGCACGAGATGAGCGCCCTGTGGCGCACCGGCAGCGACAGCGTCAGCGCGTACCAGTCCTTCGCCTGGTTCTACGCCGCCTGCACCGGCCAGGTCTCCATCCGGCACGGGATGCGCGGCGCCAGCGGCACCCTCGTCACCGAACAGTGCGGGGGCCTGGACGCGGTGGGCCAGGCCCGGCGCCGGCTCGGCGACGGCACCCGGGTGCTGCTGGCCGGCGGCTCCGACGCGGGCCTGTGCCCGCTGGGCTGGGCGGGTCACCTCGCCACCGGACAGGTCAGCCCGCACAGCCGCCCGGACCGCGCCTACCTGCCCTTCCACCACGACGCCTCCGGGTACGTGCCGGGCGAGGGCGCCGCCTACGTCGTACTGGAGGAACGATCCGCCGCCGAGGAGCGGGGCGCGGAGGTGCTCGGCGAGGTCGCCGGGTACGCCGCCGCGTTCGACCCGCCGACCGGGCCCGGCAACCTCGGGCGGGCGGCCCGGCTCGCCCTGGAGGACGCGGGGGCGACCGCCGACGACATCGACGTCGTCTTCGCCGACGCCTCCGGGGTGCCCGCGCTGGACGAGGCCGAGGCCCAGGTGATCGGCGACCTGTTCGGGCCGTACGGCGTCCCCGTCGCCGTACCCAAGACGATGACCGGACGGATCGGCGCGGGCGGCTCCACGCTCGACCTGGTGGCGGCCCTGCTGGCGCTGCGCGACGGGGTGCTGCCGCCGGCCGCGCACGTGGACCGGCCCAAGGACGGCTGGCACCTCGACCTCGTCACCGGCGCCCCGCGCCCGGTCGACCTGCGCGCCGCACTGGTGCTGGCGCGCGGCCACGGCGGGTTCAACTCGGCCGCGGTGGTGGTGAGGTGA